A single region of the Palaemon carinicauda isolate YSFRI2023 chromosome 17, ASM3689809v2, whole genome shotgun sequence genome encodes:
- the LOC137656100 gene encoding carbohydrate sulfotransferase 11-like isoform X2, translating into MFVGKNGIFKYLRILMFLAVLPIVAFLILRHPQSLEMWSAWLNSNSTELAPTSGNTTEGSDPHESISVLPVLTKSNLSTLGDFETSLKTLTISPTALKISSDSHSVRENTSRPLPGVRVSSASGSSSKTQRQMSWQEAMLERFSGRVNLLKERCMSYKGNIPTSVTRTGKDVFLYSEKYNLITCITAKGGASTWKTHFLSMLGQRNIKESVHKISVSKRIVGTKLHRGKGEEKSVRIISVRHPFSRLVSAYRDKFTNGSRTFVSRHRVKITTTILKLMDRPVKPFQSVVVPFSLFLKGIITENNRGGVLTMNRHWRPYSSNCKPCRFPYDYIVKQETFEEDLRYIVLKLGIEEVDVTTRKNYKSLSKFPTYEAYFRDIPDDVIVRLYNIYKQDFYLFGYDVPQFVQDALANKGSR; encoded by the exons ATGTTTGTGGGGAAAAACGGGATATTTAAGTACCTGAGGATTCTGATGTTTTTAGCTGTACTTCCTATAGTGGCGTTTTTGATTCTGCGTCATCCGCAGTCTTTGGAAATGTGGAGTGCATGGCTAAATTCCAATTCTACTGAGCTGGCACCGACTAGTGGTAATACGACCGAAGGGAGTGACCCTCACGAAAGCATTTCTGTACTGCCGGTGTTAACTAAAAGCAATCTCTCTACGCTAGGAGATTTCGAGACGAGTCTAAAGACTTTGACGATATCCCCGACCGCTTTGAAAATTAGCAGTGATTCTCATTCCGTCAGAGAGAATACTTCTCGTCCCCTACCTGGCGTAAGAGTTTCATCCGCGAGCGGAagtagttccaaaactcaacgGCAAATGAGCTGGCAAGAGGCTATGCTGGAGAGGTTCTCTGGGAGAGTTAATCTCCTGAAGGAGAGGTGTATGAGTTACAAAGGAAACATCCCGACGTCAGTGACGAGAACGGGCAAGGATGTCTTTCTATATTCGGAGAAGTATAACCTCATTACCTGCATTACTGCTAAG GGAGGTGCTTCTACATGGAAAACTCACTTTTTGAGTATGCTCGGCCAACGCAATATCAAGGAATCAGTGCATAAAATTTCTGTGAGCAAGAGAATAGTTGGAAC GAAACTGCACCGAGGAAAGGGAGAAGAAAAGAGTGTCCGGATTATTTCAGTGAGACATCCCTTCTCCCGTCTCGTGTCAGCCTACAGAGACAAGTTCACCAATGGCAGCCGGACATTTGTGAGTAGACACAG GGTCAAAATTACTACGACAATCTTGAAATTGATGGACAGACCCGTAAAACCCTTCCAGTCTGTGGTTGTCCCTTTCTCCTTATTTCTCAAAGGCATCATTACAGAAAAC AATCGAGGTGGCGTCTTGACCATGAACAGGCACTGGCGTCCTTACAGCAGTAACTGCAAACCTTGTCGCTTCCCATATGATTATATTGTGAAGCAGGAAACTTTCGAGGAGGACCTTCGCTACATCGTGCTCAAACTCGGGATTGAAGAGGTCGATGTGACGACTCGGAAAAACTATAAAAGCCTAAGCAAGTTTCCCACGTACGAGGCCTATTTTAGAGATATACCTGATGACGTCATAGTTCGATTGTACAATATCTATAAGCAGGATTTTTATCTCTTTGGCTATGACGTTCCTCAGTTTGTGCAGGACGCCTTGGCCAATAAGGGGTCCAGATGA
- the LOC137656100 gene encoding carbohydrate sulfotransferase 11-like isoform X1: protein MFVGKNGIFKYLRILMFLAVLPIVAFLILRHPQSLEMWSAWLNSNSTELAPTSGNTTEGSDPHESISVLPVLTKSNLSTLGDFETSLKTLTISPTALKISSDSHSVRENTSRPLPGVRVSSASGSSSKTQRQMSWQEAMLERFSGRVNLLKERCMSYKGNIPTSVTRTGKDVFLYSEKYNLITCITAKGGASTWKTHFLSMLGQRNIKESVHKISVSKRIVGTRRMKKSQLFRKLHRGKGEEKSVRIISVRHPFSRLVSAYRDKFTNGSRTFVSRHRVKITTTILKLMDRPVKPFQSVVVPFSLFLKGIITENNRGGVLTMNRHWRPYSSNCKPCRFPYDYIVKQETFEEDLRYIVLKLGIEEVDVTTRKNYKSLSKFPTYEAYFRDIPDDVIVRLYNIYKQDFYLFGYDVPQFVQDALANKGSR from the exons ATGTTTGTGGGGAAAAACGGGATATTTAAGTACCTGAGGATTCTGATGTTTTTAGCTGTACTTCCTATAGTGGCGTTTTTGATTCTGCGTCATCCGCAGTCTTTGGAAATGTGGAGTGCATGGCTAAATTCCAATTCTACTGAGCTGGCACCGACTAGTGGTAATACGACCGAAGGGAGTGACCCTCACGAAAGCATTTCTGTACTGCCGGTGTTAACTAAAAGCAATCTCTCTACGCTAGGAGATTTCGAGACGAGTCTAAAGACTTTGACGATATCCCCGACCGCTTTGAAAATTAGCAGTGATTCTCATTCCGTCAGAGAGAATACTTCTCGTCCCCTACCTGGCGTAAGAGTTTCATCCGCGAGCGGAagtagttccaaaactcaacgGCAAATGAGCTGGCAAGAGGCTATGCTGGAGAGGTTCTCTGGGAGAGTTAATCTCCTGAAGGAGAGGTGTATGAGTTACAAAGGAAACATCCCGACGTCAGTGACGAGAACGGGCAAGGATGTCTTTCTATATTCGGAGAAGTATAACCTCATTACCTGCATTACTGCTAAG GGAGGTGCTTCTACATGGAAAACTCACTTTTTGAGTATGCTCGGCCAACGCAATATCAAGGAATCAGTGCATAAAATTTCTGTGAGCAAGAGAATAGTTGGAAC acgccGTATGAAAAAATCTCAACTTTTCAGGAAACTGCACCGAGGAAAGGGAGAAGAAAAGAGTGTCCGGATTATTTCAGTGAGACATCCCTTCTCCCGTCTCGTGTCAGCCTACAGAGACAAGTTCACCAATGGCAGCCGGACATTTGTGAGTAGACACAG GGTCAAAATTACTACGACAATCTTGAAATTGATGGACAGACCCGTAAAACCCTTCCAGTCTGTGGTTGTCCCTTTCTCCTTATTTCTCAAAGGCATCATTACAGAAAAC AATCGAGGTGGCGTCTTGACCATGAACAGGCACTGGCGTCCTTACAGCAGTAACTGCAAACCTTGTCGCTTCCCATATGATTATATTGTGAAGCAGGAAACTTTCGAGGAGGACCTTCGCTACATCGTGCTCAAACTCGGGATTGAAGAGGTCGATGTGACGACTCGGAAAAACTATAAAAGCCTAAGCAAGTTTCCCACGTACGAGGCCTATTTTAGAGATATACCTGATGACGTCATAGTTCGATTGTACAATATCTATAAGCAGGATTTTTATCTCTTTGGCTATGACGTTCCTCAGTTTGTGCAGGACGCCTTGGCCAATAAGGGGTCCAGATGA